CAACAAGCTGTACGGCAACCTCTCGCATCTCGCGCCGATCAAGCGCGCGCGTCCCGACCTGCAGATCGCGGTCGGCGGCTGCCTCGCGCAGAAGGACAAGCAAAGCATCGTCGATCGGGCGCCGTACGTCGACGTCGTGTTCGGCACGCACAACGTGGGCTCGCTGCCGGCGCTGCTGGACCGCTCGCGGCACAACAAGCGGGCGGAGGTGGAGATCCTCGAGTCGTTGGAGCAGTTCCCCTCCTCGCTGCCGGCCAAGCGCGAGTCGACGTACGCCGGCTGGGTGTCCATCTCGGTCGGCTGCAACAACACCTGCACGTTCTGCATCGTGCCGGCGCTGCGGGGCCGCGAGCGCGACCGACGCCCCGGGGAGATCCTCGCCGAGGTCCGGGCGCTGGTGGCCGACGGCGCCCTCGAGGTGACGCTGCTGGGCCAGAACGTCAACGCCTACGGCGTGGAGTTCGGCGACCGCTCGGCGTTCGCGAAGCTGCTGCGCGCCTGCGGCGGCATCGAGGGCCTGGAGCGGGTCCGGTTCACCTCCCCGCACCCGCGCGACTTCACCGACGAGGTGATCGAGGCCATGGCGCAGACGCCGAACGTCTGCCCGCAGCTGCACATGCCGCTGCAGTCGGGCTCGGCCGACGTGCTGAAGCGGATGCGCCGCTCGTACCGCCCGGACCGGTTCCTGTCCATCATCGACCGGGTGCGCGAGCAGCTGCCCGACGCGGCGATCACCACCGACATCATCGTCGGGTTCCCGGGCGAGACCGACGCCGACTTCGAGGCCACCCTCGAGGTCGTGCGGCGCGCCCGGTTCGCCAGCGCTTTCACCTTCCAGTACTCCCCGCGGCCGGGGACGCCCGCCGCGACGATGGACGCCCAGGTGCCCAAGCCCGTCGTGCAGGAGCGCTACGAGCGGCTGGTGGCGCTGCAGAACGAGATCAGCTGGGCGGAGAACCGCGCGCTCGTCGGGCGTGAGGTGGAGCTGCTGGTAGCGGTCGGCGAGGGGCGCAAGGACGCCGACACGCACCGGATGAGCGGGCGCGCCCGCGACGGGCGGCTGGTGCACTTCACGCCGACCGGCAACGCCGTGGACGGCGTGATCCGGCCGGGCGACGTGGTCGGCGCGACGGTGACGTACGCGGCGCCGCACCACCTGAACGCGGACGCCGATCTCGTCTGGCACCGGCGTACGCGGGCCGGTGACGCGCACGAGGCGGCGACCGCGGCCCCCGCGCCGGGCGTCCTGCTCGGCATGCCCACCGTCCGCCGCGGCTGAGCCTCGGCTAGAGCGACACCGACTTCTCGGCCTCGGCCAGCCACTGCTGCTTGGCCGCGAGGTTGTCCTTCGCCTCGGCGATCTTCTTCTCGTCGCCGGCGCTCATCGCCTTGTCGAGCTGCTTCTGCGCCTTCTCCACGCCCTCGCGCATCGACAGCAGCAACGGGTTGGACTGGGCGGCCGACTTCCGCCACTCGGCCTCCTCGGCCTCGCGGACCCGCCGTTCGACCGAGCGCATCCGGTCCTCCAGCGGCCGCATGGCGTCGCGCGGCACGTGCCCGATCTGCTCCCAGCGCTCCTGCAGGTCGCGCAGCGCGGCCTTCGCCGCGTCCAGGTTCGCCGCCGGGTCGATCTTCGGCCCGTACTCGGCGAGCAGCGCCTCCTTGGCGCGCTGGTTGTCGACGTACGACGCGTCCCGGGAGTCGAGCTCGGCCGAGCGGGCCGCGAAGAACCGGTCCTGCGCCTCGCGGAAGGCCGTCCACAGCTTGTCCTCGGAGTCGCGGGTCGCCCGGCCGGCCGCCTTCCACTCGCTCATCAGCGACTTCATCCGCGACGCCGTCGGGCCCCAGTCGGTCGAGTCGGCGAGCGCCTGCGCCTCGGCGACGATCCGCTCCTTGACGCCCTTGGCGGCCTCGCGCTGCTTGTCCAGCGCCGCGAAATGCGCGCCGCGGGCCTTGCCGAAGGCGTCGCGGGCCTCCTTGAACCGCTTCCACAGCGCGTCGTCGGTCTTGCGGTCGACGCCCTTGATCGCCTTCCAGTCGTCGATGATCGAGCGCAGCCGGTCACCGGAGGTCTTCCACTGCGTGGACGTCGCGAGCTGCTCGGCCTCGGCGACCAGCGCCTCCTTCGCGGCCACCGCATCGGCGCGGGCGTGCGCCTTCGCCGCCTGCGCCTGCTCCTTCTTGATCGCGGTCTGCGCGATGACTCCGTCGAGGCGGTCGCCCAGCGACGCGAGATCGCCGATCGCGTGGGCCTCGGGGAGCGACTCCTTCAGGGACGCCGCCGAGCGGGCCATCGCGGCGGGATCCGAGGACGGGGACTTCAGGCGGTTCTCCAGGAGGCTGACCTCGGTCTCGAGGTCCTCGAAGCGTCGGACGAAATGCGCCAGGCCCTCCTCGGGCGTCCCGGCCTGCCACGAGCCGATCGACCGGTCGCCGTCAGCGGAGCGCACATAGACCGCACCGTCGTCGTCGACGCGGCCCCACTCGTTGCTCGCTGCCATAGCTGGGAACCTCCGTGGTCGAGAACACCTGCATCAGTGATTGTGGCATTCTCACAGATTCCGCGCCGTCCGCGGCGGCGCGGGGTGCGATTGCACCGGATAACCTCGTCGGGTGCCAACCAGCCAAGCCAGCAGGGCCGTGATCTGCCCGAACCCGCCCGCGTTGCTGCCCGGTGCGACGGGGCGCACGGCGGTTGCCGAGATCGAGCGACTTCGTGCGGCGGCTCAGGCCGCGGTCGGCTGGCTGCGCGAGGGTGGCGCGCCGGTGCTGGTGCTCGGCGGCGCCCCGCCGGCCGCCGTCCAGCGGGGACAGCTCCTCAGCGCACGGGCCTTCG
This is a stretch of genomic DNA from Cumulibacter manganitolerans. It encodes these proteins:
- a CDS encoding DUF349 domain-containing protein; translated protein: MAASNEWGRVDDDGAVYVRSADGDRSIGSWQAGTPEEGLAHFVRRFEDLETEVSLLENRLKSPSSDPAAMARSAASLKESLPEAHAIGDLASLGDRLDGVIAQTAIKKEQAQAAKAHARADAVAAKEALVAEAEQLATSTQWKTSGDRLRSIIDDWKAIKGVDRKTDDALWKRFKEARDAFGKARGAHFAALDKQREAAKGVKERIVAEAQALADSTDWGPTASRMKSLMSEWKAAGRATRDSEDKLWTAFREAQDRFFAARSAELDSRDASYVDNQRAKEALLAEYGPKIDPAANLDAAKAALRDLQERWEQIGHVPRDAMRPLEDRMRSVERRVREAEEAEWRKSAAQSNPLLLSMREGVEKAQKQLDKAMSAGDEKKIAEAKDNLAAKQQWLAEAEKSVSL
- the miaB gene encoding tRNA (N6-isopentenyl adenosine(37)-C2)-methylthiotransferase MiaB; this encodes MSIDHRPARTYEIKTYGCQMNNHDSERLAGVLESNGYAPARPGEQADVVVFNTCAVRENADNKLYGNLSHLAPIKRARPDLQIAVGGCLAQKDKQSIVDRAPYVDVVFGTHNVGSLPALLDRSRHNKRAEVEILESLEQFPSSLPAKRESTYAGWVSISVGCNNTCTFCIVPALRGRERDRRPGEILAEVRALVADGALEVTLLGQNVNAYGVEFGDRSAFAKLLRACGGIEGLERVRFTSPHPRDFTDEVIEAMAQTPNVCPQLHMPLQSGSADVLKRMRRSYRPDRFLSIIDRVREQLPDAAITTDIIVGFPGETDADFEATLEVVRRARFASAFTFQYSPRPGTPAATMDAQVPKPVVQERYERLVALQNEISWAENRALVGREVELLVAVGEGRKDADTHRMSGRARDGRLVHFTPTGNAVDGVIRPGDVVGATVTYAAPHHLNADADLVWHRRTRAGDAHEAATAAPAPGVLLGMPTVRRG